GGCGATTGCAGATGATATAACTAGTAAATATGTTCCTCCTCATGTCAACATATTTTATTGTTTAGGGGGGATCACACTTACTTGTTTTTTAGTACAAGTAGCTACAGGTTTTGCTATGACTTTTTACTACCGTCCAACCGTTACAGAGGCTTTTTCCTCTGTTCAATACATAATGACCGAGGCCAACTTTGGTTGGTTAATCCGATCAGTTCATCGATGGTCAGCAAGTATGATGGTTCTAATGATGATCTTGCACGTATTTCGTGTGTACCTTACAGGTGGATTTAAAAAACCCCGCGAATTAACTTGGGTTACAGGTGTAGTTTTGGCTGTATTGACGGCATCTTTTGGTGTAACTGGTTATTCCTTACCTCGGGACCAAATTGGTTATTGGGCAGTAAAAATTGTGACAGGCGTACCTGAAGCTATTCCCGTAATAGGATCGCCTTTGGTAGAGTTATTACGCGGAAGTGCTAGTGTGGGCCAATCCACTTTGACTCGTTTTTATAGTTTACACACTTTTGTATTGCCTCTTCTTACTGCCGTATTTATGTTAATGCATTTTCCAATGATACGTAAGCAAGGTATTTCGGGTCCTTTATAGAATCATAGATATTTGTAATTGATCATATATCATACTGGGGAGGAACGATagacaataatatttcattgctagaaatatggattattgaaaaaataagacatgttatttGGATACTTTTCTTCAACTTCGAGGTATTGTATTCCTTATTTGATACGAATAGTTGAAGTGAATTTTCCGAAGAGAGGATGGATTATGGGAGTGTGTGACTTGAACTATTGATTAGGCCAtgcagatatattattttatctgccACATTGTAATTCACAACCAAATGTGTCTCCACATCCAACCACCACGTAAGCCCCCTATGTAGCAGAGGATAGGCCGGTTCGTTTGGGAGAACCTTTTCTATGATCATAcctgaatcatgttatgcatgaacaggCTCCGTAAGATCCCGTAGAATAAAATAAGTGATGTGGCATGATTCAATGTTCTGtctattccacttccttatttgtAGTGTAGAAATGCATTCATTTCCTCTGCATCGATCCCGATCGATAATACTATcggagtgaaataagagatctaaggaagaacagaggctagactttattagtaacaagtaaataCTTTGTATGTAAGAAAATCGAGATGTtggggggataaacaccaatcaaaagacatgagacaatccaaaaagcacttgatcatgatcaaatttataagcctacTTGGATATTGAGCATTTACCTGTAAGAACTGAATTAGTTGCAATGAATAGTTGCAACTCCGGAAAATGGAATCTggtaaatcttttcttacatagagtcattatatatgatatgtggggatatgtatgaaaaatagattttatatggatctatttctgccattcctttcattcttgctcgagccggatgatgaaaaattatcatgtcCGGTTCCTTCGGGGgatggatccataagaattcacctatcccaataacaaagaAACCTGACTTGAACGATCCTGTATTAAGAGCTAAATTGGCTAAAGGGATggggcataattattatggagaacccgcatggcccaatgatcttttatatatttttccagtAGTAATTCTAGGTACTATTGCATGTAATGTAGGCTTGGCAGTTCTAGAACCGTCAATGATTGGTGAACCGGCGGATCCATTTGCAactcctttggaaatattacccgaATGGTACTTCTTTCCCGTATTTCAAATACTCCGCACAGTacccaataagttattaggtgtTCTTTTAATGGTTTCAGTACCAACGGGATTATTGACAGTACCTTTTTTGGAGAATGTTAATAAATTCCAAAATCCATTTCGTCGTCCAGTAGCTACAACAGTCTTTTTGATCGGTACCGCAGTAGCTCTTTGGTTAGGTATTGGAGCAACATTACCTATTGATAAATCGCTAACTTTAGGTcttttttaaattgattcaaccgtgaaataccatgattaatgtatctaagaatagtgacttcaaagtcactattcttagatacattaatttgattatgatcattCCACGAAAATACGGATTgtgccaaaaagattaaaaacaaattttcttctttttctttataaatttttctttctatttttattagaaaaagaagatgaaataattatcatggatttaaaataaaaattgattcttaggtaaatcaattgcgaaatgcttttgtagagtgtccgatatctcttttacatcttctatgcgaaaatattcaattctcataagatcttcttgactcttattcaaaaggtccaataatgtgtgtatattggaccttttgagacaattataggtcctggaaggtaattctgattggtcaataaaaatacatttcaatggaatttcttttttgtttttctttagattagttaatctatcttgaaaggtaaaaatgggtagagtaaacctgtttttattttctttgaaattaatgtcctcttcctccgcatgtagaaaaggaataaataaatcaattaaattacgAGAAGCTTCATAAAGTGCTTCCTTAGGAGTTAAACTTCCATTCGTCCATATTTCTAGAAAAAGTATCTCTTGTTTTTCATTCCCATTCCCATAAGAATGAATACTATGATTCGCATTTCGAACAGGCATAGATACAGCATCTATAGGATAACTTCCATTTTGAGAGTTAGTTGTTGGTTTCGTACGATATCCACGATCTCGCCTGATTTGTAATCCAATACACAAATCAATTGGTTCCGTCAGGTTAGCTATATGTTGTGTTGTGTCAACTATTTCCACGGAAGGTGGTGAGATGATATCTTGAGCGGTTACGTATTTAGGGCCCCTGGCGCAAATGGATGCGTCTCTAACTCCATATATATTACTTCTCAATacaatttctttcaaatttagtaaaatttcatGTACCGATTCTTCAATACCTATTATCGTAGAATATTCATGCGGCACTTTCTCAGAGTTTGCACGTGTGATACATGTTCCTTCTATTTCTCCAAGTAAAGCCCTTCGCATGGCAATACCTATAGTATCGGCTTGACCTTTCATAAGCGGGGACAGAACGAAACGACCATAATAAAGACGTTTACTGTCTACTCTCGATTCAACACACCTCCACTGTAGTGTTCGAGTGGATCCTGCTACTTCCTCTCGAACCAtactatactaatactattatttgatcagatcattgaattatttatttctcttgaaatccgtttttttcttatttctacacaCGTCTTTTTTTAGGGGGTCGACATCCATTATGTGGCATAGGTGTTACATCACGTACGAAACTTAATAGTATACCACTTCTACGAATGGCTCGTAATGCTGCATCTCTTCCGAGACCAGGACCTTTTATCATAACTTCTGCTCGTTGCATACCCTGATTAACTACTGTACGAATAGCATTTAATGCCGCCGCTTGAGCAGCATAGGGTGTCCCTCTTCTTGTCCCTTTGAATCCGGAAGTACCAGCGGAGGCCCAGGAAACCACCCGACCTCGTACATCTGTAACAGTTACAATGGTAttgttgaaacttgcttgaaCGTGAATAATTCCTTTTGGTATTCTACGTCCATTCTTACGTGAACCAATACGCCCATTCCTACGTGAACCGATTCTTGGTATAGCTTTTGTCATATTTTATCATCTTATAAATATAAGTCAGAAATATACGGAAAGAAAAGATACGGAAATATCcatttcatattaaaagaaatcctttatttttgtcttttctttaGAAAGTTCTTTTTTAGAAAGATTATCCCTGTCTCTGTTTATGTCTCGGATTGGAACAAATCACTATAATTCGTCCGCGCCTACGGATCAGTCGACATTTTTCACAAATTTTACGAACGGAAGcccttattttcatatttcttattccttaccttaatttttaatctattccttggaagaaaataagtctcttgaatttttttttttaacttcgaaTTGTATCGTCATGAAAGGAATGCTTTAAAAATCACCTAATCATTCGAATCTTTGTTGCGAAGTCTATAAATTATACGTCCCCTGGTTGAATCATAACAACTTACTTCAATTTTGACTCTATCCCCAGGTAGTATCCGTATAAAACTGCGCCGGATCCTTCCCGAAACATAACCTAGAATTACATCTTTATTATCTAGGCGGACCCGAAACATACCGTTGGGAAGTGATTCAGTAATTAAAccttcatgaataaatttttgtTCTTTCATTCCAGGTAACTTCCTTGAAGTATCAACTAATGGAGGAAGAGTTATATAACTCACTTTTCCTCTCTATTTCACAAATAGGAAGTTAGAGAGAAAATTAGGATACCAGAGGAGGAGGATCACCATATATATAACAAAAGTTCGCCTCCAATTTTTTCTCGTCGAGCTTCTCGATCTGTCATTATACCTCGGGAAGTAGAAAGAATTACAATTCCTATTCCACCTAAAATCTTAGGAATTTGTTGATAGTCGGAATAAATGCGTAAACCGGGTCGGCTGATACGCTTTAAAATAGTTCTGTGTATTCTTTTCCTAGTCTTTCTATGTCGCAGagttgaaaccaagaaatatttGTTACCTTCCTGATGTTTCCGAACGTTTTCAATAAAACCTTCTCGTAGAAGTATTTTCACAATATTTTCGGTGATATTAGTAGATGCTATTCGAACCGTTCCTTTTTTATTCATGTCAGCATTTCTTATAGAAGTTATTATATCGGCAATAGTGTCCTTACCCATGACGAACTATAATTATTGGTGCCTCCTAATTTTGATATAATCAacatgtttcctttttttctttgttttattttctttcttttttttttttttttattattataaaattatttattattaaaagtataTGCGTGAGACACAATCTACTAATCTACTAAATTTGATCTATTTTAGATGTTCTGATATATCATAGTCCCATCTAGTAGTATTTATAATACCTCGGGAGCCAATGAAACTATTTTAGTAAAATTCAACTGTCTCAATTCCCGAGCGATCGCACCAAAAACTCGAGTTCCTTTTGGATTTCCTTCTTGATCAATGACAACCGCAGCATTGTCATCATATCGTATTATCATACCGTTGTCACGTTTGAGTTCTTTACAAGTACGTACAATTACAGCTCTAATTATTTCCGATCTTTCTAGTGGCATATTAGGCACTGCTTCTTTGATTACAGCAACAATAACGTCACCAATATGAGCATATCGATGATTACCAGCTCCTATGATTCGAATACACATCAATTCTCGAGCTCCGCTGTTATCCGCTACATTCAAAAGGGTCTGAGGTTGAATCATATCATTTTATTGGAATCCGTTATTTTAATGCAAAggatgaaggaaaaaagaaatattctCTGTCCAGAAATAAATAAACTTGCCGTTGTTTTTTCATCCTCAATACACTGTTTAGTTCTACATACCTATCCTGACAAATTGAGTTCGTATAGGCATTTTGGACGCAGCTAGTGAAATAGCTGCTTTGGCTACAGCTTCTGATACTCCGCCCATTTCATAAAGTATTCGACCTGGTTTAACAACGGATACCCAATATTCGGGGGATCCCTTCCCCGAACCCATACGTGTTTCCGCAGGTCTTACTGTAACAGGTTTGTCGGGAAATATACGTAACCATATTTTTCCACCACGACGCGCATATCGTGTCATTGCTCTTCGCCCCGCTTCTATTTGTCTAGCTGTGATCCAAGCGGGTTCAAGTGCCTGAAGAGCGTATCTGCCGAAACAAATACGATTGCCCCGACAAGATATTCCCTTCATTCTTCCTCTATGTTGTTTACGAAATCTGGTTCTTTTGGGGTTATAGTTGATGGTCGTTTCTTAATTCCATCTCTACTACAGAACCGGACATGAGAGTTTCTTCTCATCCAGCTCCTCGCGaatgaaaggattcaataatattacAGATACGCATGTATTTAATAAACTAATACAC
This portion of the Musa acuminata AAA Group cultivar baxijiao unplaced genomic scaffold, Cavendish_Baxijiao_AAA HiC_scaffold_799, whole genome shotgun sequence genome encodes:
- the LOC135664120 gene encoding cytochrome b6-f complex subunit 4 encodes the protein MSGSFGGWIHKNSPIPITKKPDLNDPVLRAKLAKGMGHNYYGEPAWPNDLLYIFPVVILGTIACNVGLAVLEPSMIGEPADPFATPLEILPEWYFFPVFQILRTVPNKLLGVLLMVSVPTGLLTVPFLENVNKFQNPFRRPVATTVFLIGTAVALWLGIGATLPIDKSLTLGLF
- the LOC135664121 gene encoding cytochrome b6-like; the encoded protein is AVRDEIFIYGSQRGSPLALVTYLNKVYDWFEERLEIQAIADDITSKYVPPHVNIFYCLGGITLTCFLVQVATGFAMTFYYRPTVTEAFSSVQYIMTEANFGWLIRSVHRWSASMMVLMMILHVFRVYLTGGFKKPRELTWVTGVVLAVLTASFGVTGYSLPRDQIGYWAVKIVTGVPEAIPVIGSPLVELLRGSASVGQSTLTRFYSLHTFVLPLLTAVFMLMHFPMIRKQGISGPL